A region of Ignavibacteriota bacterium DNA encodes the following proteins:
- a CDS encoding 2Fe-2S iron-sulfur cluster binding domain-containing protein, which yields MALKFYSLKVSDLVRETIDTLTITFDVPSEIKSEFAYKHGQYITVKVPVNGSENRRAYSICTSPVTDNKLSITVKKVDDGIVSRYINETLKIGDMLEIMPPLGNFTIDLNPESSNSYFLIGAGSGITPLMSILKTILAVESNSKVYLLYQNRTEESIIFAGQLSELSQKYSGRFYLTNILSQPTADWSGEKGRLNSDFIEKYISENAGNEIFKAHYFICGPQGLMETSDLALRNLKVASYQIHKEIFTITQTSPDEGNENIVLDSNDEIITRKVKIILYSEEIEFLVEPDETVLTAAQREGQDPPFSCQIGACSTCRAKLISGKVYMDERDSLTDEEIEEGYVLTCQAHPLTDDVVIDYDD from the coding sequence ATGGCATTAAAATTTTATTCTTTAAAAGTCAGCGATTTAGTTCGTGAAACAATTGATACTTTAACTATAACATTTGATGTTCCAAGTGAAATAAAAAGTGAATTTGCCTACAAACACGGGCAGTATATAACTGTGAAAGTACCTGTAAACGGTAGCGAAAACCGCCGTGCTTACTCAATCTGCACAAGTCCTGTTACAGATAATAAACTTTCAATCACCGTAAAAAAAGTTGATGACGGAATAGTGTCCCGCTATATCAATGAAACTCTTAAAATTGGTGATATGCTTGAAATTATGCCACCATTAGGCAATTTTACGATTGACCTGAACCCCGAAAGCAGCAATTCATACTTTTTGATTGGTGCAGGTAGCGGAATAACCCCATTAATGTCAATTTTGAAAACAATACTTGCGGTTGAATCAAACAGCAAAGTATATTTATTATATCAGAACAGAACTGAGGAAAGCATCATTTTTGCCGGTCAGCTAAGTGAATTGTCGCAAAAATATTCCGGCAGATTTTACCTCACAAATATATTAAGTCAGCCGACTGCGGACTGGAGCGGAGAAAAAGGCAGATTAAACAGTGATTTCATCGAAAAGTACATATCTGAAAATGCCGGAAATGAAATATTTAAAGCTCATTATTTTATTTGCGGACCGCAGGGATTAATGGAAACAAGCGACCTCGCACTCCGTAACCTGAAAGTTGCTTCTTATCAGATTCATAAGGAAATTTTTACTATCACCCAAACATCACCTGATGAAGGAAATGAAAATATCGTGCTTGATTCTAATGATGAAATTATCACCCGCAAAGTAAAAATAATTCTTTACAGCGAAGAAATTGAATTTCTTGTTGAGCCGGATGAAACTGTTCTCACAGCCGCTCAACGTGAAGGTCAGGACCCGCCGTTCTCCTGTCAGATTGGTGCTTGCTCAACCTGCCGCGCAAAACTTATTTCAGGCAAAGTGTATATGGATGAGCGTGATTCTCTTACTGATGAGGAGATTGAAGAAGGTTACGTTCTGACCTGTCAGGCACACCCTCTGACTGATGATGTCGTCATTGATTATGATGATTAG
- a CDS encoding DUF4221 family protein — MYIIFLFSCSSDSSNEINFEYEKTFSISISDTTDSQPNKISYYYDLKSKQEYLVNYNADFDIIELYSIKYFNLNYVIHLNFKAKGIFIHNLDSIFCISKFNDSIFLINTNSEILQSWDINEILYVPEGKYVTEYNINEQMYLIDNNLIIKIGLDGYPFEHYKAYTLLNFNIVSQQHNKLVKYPIEISKQDDPGLISKSYCESNGCIVVIFSDDPTIFKYDKIGNLISYKIIKSKYIQEFSKYDTTLGKKFSYNNKHQIMKPEFFKILYDNYNKVFYRINKHKQEFEVNGIVNDYYDCSWSISILDSNLNLIYEQLFPPKNFYFLNTFVTKEGLIISNNNPNNPNYDENYFSFSLFKLMKRIK, encoded by the coding sequence GTGTATATAATATTTTTATTTTCATGTAGTTCAGATAGTTCCAATGAGATTAATTTTGAATATGAAAAGACGTTCTCTATCAGTATTAGTGATACAACTGATTCTCAGCCAAATAAGATTTCCTATTACTATGATTTAAAATCAAAGCAAGAATATTTAGTTAATTACAATGCCGATTTTGATATAATTGAGTTATATAGTATCAAATATTTTAATTTAAATTATGTTATTCATTTGAATTTCAAAGCAAAAGGTATATTCATTCATAATCTTGACTCAATTTTTTGTATATCTAAATTTAATGACTCAATTTTCTTAATAAATACAAATTCAGAAATTTTACAAAGTTGGGATATTAATGAAATTCTATATGTACCTGAAGGTAAATATGTCACTGAATATAATATTAATGAACAGATGTATTTAATTGATAATAACTTAATTATTAAAATTGGTTTGGATGGATACCCGTTTGAACATTATAAAGCATATACTTTGTTAAATTTTAATATTGTTAGTCAACAACATAATAAGTTGGTAAAATATCCAATTGAAATTTCAAAACAAGATGACCCTGGTTTAATTTCGAAATCTTATTGTGAAAGCAATGGTTGCATTGTTGTAATTTTTAGTGATGATCCTACAATTTTTAAGTACGATAAAATTGGAAATTTAATTAGTTATAAAATTATTAAAAGCAAGTATATTCAGGAATTTTCTAAATATGATACAACTTTAGGAAAGAAATTTAGTTATAATAATAAACATCAAATTATGAAGCCAGAGTTCTTTAAAATATTATATGACAATTATAACAAAGTATTTTATAGAATTAATAAACACAAGCAAGAATTTGAAGTGAATGGAATAGTTAATGATTACTACGATTGTAGTTGGTCAATATCAATTCTTGATAGCAACCTAAATTTGATCTACGAACAATTATTTCCTCCAAAGAATTTTTATTTTTTGAATACCTTCGTAACAAAAGAAGGGTTGATTATTTCAAATAACAATCCAAACAATCCTAATTATGATGAAAATTATTTTTCATTTTCACTATTCAAATTAATGAAAAGAATCAAATGA
- a CDS encoding PQQ-binding-like beta-propeller repeat protein, translating to MKYLPHILLMLFSITNLNAADVKWIFETDDSCFGMSAMEYISGENAYYISFGCYRNDGNIYVVNSKTGELVWKFFTGESAEGCNDTAPLIYDVDDDGYPELIVASSCTPKTYCFDLQNGTIKWITNTRGSDSPPVIADLDGDGKLEILHGQFGGFVVAIDALTGEKLWDKEVDPNSWIQTAPTIIDIDGDGLSDFVVANWSFEEKHRVFAYRGFDQKLLWTRELNGVVYHGFGITDLDKDGMDDIIFGDYGGTLWALNSKDGSIKWTYQSPLYIGSPVSIGDIDGDDNCELVFTSHNRVIALNHDGSEKWNYVIPDYAHSFRGVALSDMTGNNLKDIVFSSSKGLLSAVEGTSGNLIWDIDLAEYYGRPLDMNHAPVIGDMDGDGLKDVFIVGGTTDYPDFSQNYGAGFCVSTNAPANDEWLMFQNNHLRNGNVSPKEPNAINNQNGNFMIFNNKNLIQIENIDRNLNIKIINLLGQIIYKGIIESSYFEINIENYQNGFYILSIDGYNHKFIKF from the coding sequence ATGAAGTATTTGCCACATATTCTTTTGATGCTCTTTTCAATTACAAATCTAAATGCAGCAGATGTAAAATGGATTTTTGAGACTGATGATTCCTGCTTCGGGATGTCAGCGATGGAGTATATTAGCGGTGAGAATGCATATTATATATCCTTCGGATGTTACCGTAATGATGGAAATATCTATGTTGTTAATTCAAAAACCGGAGAATTGGTTTGGAAATTTTTCACAGGTGAGTCAGCAGAAGGTTGTAACGACACTGCTCCACTTATTTATGATGTTGATGATGACGGCTATCCTGAGCTTATTGTAGCAAGCTCATGCACACCTAAAACCTATTGCTTCGACCTTCAGAATGGCACAATCAAATGGATAACTAATACTCGTGGTAGCGATTCTCCACCCGTTATTGCAGATTTGGATGGTGACGGCAAGCTTGAGATTTTGCATGGTCAGTTTGGTGGATTTGTAGTTGCGATTGATGCGTTAACTGGCGAAAAACTTTGGGACAAGGAAGTTGACCCTAACTCTTGGATTCAGACAGCACCTACTATTATTGATATAGATGGTGATGGATTATCTGATTTCGTTGTTGCAAACTGGAGTTTCGAAGAAAAGCATCGTGTTTTTGCATATCGTGGTTTTGACCAGAAACTGCTTTGGACCAGAGAGCTTAATGGTGTTGTATATCATGGTTTCGGTATTACGGATTTAGATAAAGACGGAATGGATGACATAATTTTTGGAGATTACGGTGGTACTCTTTGGGCTTTAAATTCCAAAGACGGCAGCATCAAATGGACATACCAATCTCCTTTATATATCGGTTCACCGGTATCTATCGGAGATATTGATGGAGATGATAATTGCGAGTTAGTTTTTACAAGTCATAACAGAGTAATTGCCCTTAATCATGATGGAAGCGAAAAATGGAATTATGTAATACCTGATTATGCTCATTCATTCAGAGGTGTTGCACTTTCTGATATGACCGGAAATAATCTGAAAGATATTGTTTTTAGCTCTTCAAAAGGCTTACTCTCAGCTGTTGAAGGTACAAGCGGAAACTTAATTTGGGACATTGATTTAGCTGAATATTACGGAAGACCACTTGATATGAATCATGCACCTGTAATAGGTGATATGGATGGAGATGGTTTGAAAGATGTTTTCATAGTTGGCGGAACAACAGATTATCCTGACTTTTCGCAAAATTATGGTGCCGGATTTTGCGTTTCTACTAATGCGCCAGCCAACGATGAATGGCTGATGTTTCAAAATAATCATTTAAGAAACGGAAATGTTAGTCCAAAAGAACCTAATGCTATCAATAATCAAAATGGAAATTTCATGATTTTCAATAATAAAAATCTGATTCAAATCGAAAATATAGATAGAAACTTGAATATAAAAATTATCAATCTTCTTGGACAAATTATATATAAAGGCATTATTGAAAGTTCGTATTTCGAGATAAATATTGAAAATTATCAAAATGGCTTTTATATATTATCTATAGATGGATACAATCATAAATTTATAAAATTTTAA
- a CDS encoding L,D-transpeptidase, producing MKKNNRILFIILILFGFGLISAGQSVNKAKDYSRHLHILIPEIEYHDVFLPKKDTIFIHGDEYIDICLKNQLTTLYRRSDTAVAFPISSGTENIAKGIKTSTGIFTVQSKIRLGISRQFNNAELINWIGFNGNIGFHGLSGSGYYQYLGKRPSSHGCVRISREDGNTLYESVKIGTPVIVYEDEPARVLAFYDDKIHNSKSAIILRDNKHLMNNLDRRLENLYLGNGHLNNSFNLIFDNNTILKKLKIPVGEFKKVAVKQKFIPPATKYYNLASDNTRLSEKLKEISSPVNF from the coding sequence TTGAAGAAAAATAATAGAATATTATTTATTATACTGATATTATTCGGTTTCGGATTAATTTCGGCAGGGCAGTCCGTTAACAAAGCTAAGGACTATTCCCGTCATTTACATATTTTAATACCTGAAATTGAATATCATGACGTTTTCTTACCAAAAAAAGATACAATTTTCATTCATGGTGATGAATATATTGATATTTGCCTGAAGAATCAACTGACAACACTTTATCGCAGAAGTGATACAGCAGTCGCATTCCCTATTTCATCAGGTACTGAAAATATTGCGAAAGGAATCAAAACTTCAACGGGCATTTTTACTGTACAATCTAAAATCAGACTTGGAATATCCCGACAGTTTAACAATGCCGAGCTTATTAATTGGATTGGTTTTAATGGCAATATTGGCTTTCATGGACTCAGTGGTAGCGGTTATTATCAATATCTTGGTAAACGCCCGTCATCACATGGTTGCGTAAGGATATCCCGTGAGGATGGCAACACTCTTTATGAATCTGTAAAAATTGGAACACCTGTAATTGTTTATGAGGATGAGCCTGCACGCGTTCTGGCTTTTTACGACGATAAGATACATAATTCCAAATCTGCCATAATTCTGAGGGACAATAAGCATTTAATGAATAATCTCGACAGACGTCTCGAGAATTTGTATTTAGGCAATGGACACTTAAACAATTCTTTTAACCTGATTTTTGATAATAACACTATTCTAAAAAAATTAAAAATTCCGGTAGGTGAATTCAAAAAAGTTGCAGTCAAGCAAAAATTTATACCTCCTGCTACCAAATATTACAACTTAGCATCGGATAATACCAGATTATCTGAAAAGCTCAAAGAGATTTCAAGTCCGGTTAATTTTTAA